The genome window GCGTTTCCTCTGGCCCCGACTGCACTATCGTGGGGAAAAATGGCGGTCGGTGATGCCTCGGACATCACGGAACGTCGCGGGGTTGCGCCGGAGACGGTTGCAGCGAAATGGGTGATTCCCGGGCGATTGGTGTGGGTGCGGTGGGAGACGTGCGCGGAAGGGACCGGGAGATTCATCGAGGAAGGACATTTGGTGCTTCTGGCCTCGGGGTCGGAATGGGTCGACGTGTTTCGGCACCAGTTCGAGGCGCTTGTCAGGTCGGATGACGGCGAGTTCGAGACGACGAGACTGACCGTTTCGAAACAGGGTGATCGGATCGTCATCCAAAAGGTGCATGACGAACAGCAGGTGTGCGAAAACACGCCACCCGTCTGGTCGCGCATCGAGCGGCAGGCATGGCGGGGAGAATCGAGACAGCTTGCGACAGTCAGGACCGTCGAAGAGCGGCGATACCGGATTGCTTCGGGAAGCCTGGAATATGTTGCCGGCCGTTCCTTCTTCGACGCGGGGAAACGGTCGTTCCGGCCTGGCGATCTTGCGGAGGCGTTCGGGGTCGATGTGTCGACGCTCGAGCGACGGAACCCGAGTTTGTCACGCAAACGACAATGGCGGGGCATCGTGGTAATCGACGATTCCCTGCCGGATTGCCGTTCGTCTGTTACCGACAAACAATGAATATCGCATCCGCAGATGGCGGGAGGATGGGGCGCAATCAGAGGGCCGGCATGGACGGTTGGCTGAATTCATGTATGAAAGACAATGGGAACGAGGAATAGCAGGTGCGCCGAAGGGGCGGGTTTCAAACCCGCCCCTTCGGAAGGATGATCTGATGCAGATATATCTATGCCGTTATCTTTTGGCGTGGTGGAGGTGTTCGGTTGCGCTCGAGGCCTTGATGTATGAGAGGGCGAGTTCGTGGAATACGTCGCCGGCGGTTTTGCCGGCCTTGGCGGCCTGGACCTTGATGTAGGAGACGACGAGGTTGCGGATGAGGTCGTCCGTGGTGCGGCCCTCTTTGGTCGCCTGGGCTTCGAGGGCGCGGTAGGTGGCTTCGGGAAGGGAAATGTCGACGTGAAGCTGCTTCATGGCCGCATCTCCCGCTATTTTCCGACCACGGTGCCGGACTCGATGATCTCGAGAATGTGTTCGTGAACCTCGTCGACGGGCGCCTTCCCCGCCTTGGCCGCCTGGAGCTTGAGATACGAGGTGATGAGATCGCGCATGAGGCCGTCCATCGTCTTGCCCTCGTGCGTGGCAAGGGTCTCGAGCGCCCTGAGGGTTTCTTTGGAAACGGAAACGGCATACTGCTCGTGCTTCGTCATATTGATCTCTCCCGTTCAAACTCTCATTTTTTCTGGACTGATGTTTTTTCTGTCCTTAGCCCGAATATACTCTCAGAAGACGACTCTGTCAAAACAAGACACGATCCGCAGATGGCACTGATGGCGCAGATGAAATCCTGAAATCTCACCACAGAACTCGCCATTGCGATGCAGGGGCGGTTCGCGAACCGCCCCTACGGATAGATGACGGTTGCTAATTCGCCGCTATTCAGGGGTTACGACGTTGGCTTGGTCATTCTGAAAATCAGGCTTTCCAGGAATCGCGCTTCCAGAGGGCGATCGAGACGCCGGCGAGCATAAAGAGGCCGGCGAGGGCCAGGAAGGTGTCGACGCCGAGCGCCGACAGCGCCAGATTCGAGAACAGCATCGCGGCGATTCCGCGAACGCCCATCAGAAACGTATATACTGACCCATATACGGCGAGCTCTGAAACAGGGGCGAACGCGATGATCAGCTGCATCCAGCTCAGGTCGAAGCCGACGTTGAGGATTCCGGTGAACGAATACGGCACAATGAGATAGGCGGCCGTGGGCGCCAGAAAGAACAGCCACGGGTTCAGCAGACCGCCGAACATCCCGAGAAACAGGCCGCGCTGCGAGCCGTGCTTCGCGATGAACCGGCCGATGACGACGTAGGCGAACATCTGGACGACGTTCGTCAGGCCGTTCAGATACCCGACCGTCGCGTTCGACACGTGCCAGCCGGTGACGAGCTTCGTCGGCAGCACGCCGAGCATCAGCAGGTTGCCGAAGCCGTACAGCATGATCGTCACGTTGAGCCAGAAAAAGCCTTCCGAGGCTTTCAGGGTCGCTCGAACGGACCCGACGCTGAACCCGCCCGTCGCGAACGTCGGCGAAGCGTCGCGCGGCAGCACGCGGTTGAAATTGATCGACGACAGCATGCCGCAGACGCCCGCGATGACGAACATCGCCGTTTTGTGCCCGGAATCGAGCATCCAGCCGCCAACGGCCGAGCCGACGATCGTCGTCATCGCGATGAAAAACCTGACGTACCCCATCGCGAGACTGCGCGAGCCGTCGGAATACAGCTCCTTCAGTACCCTCGTGTAGGCGCCCATGCCGAGCCCTTCGACGAACTGGCACAGCACGTAGAGCAGCAGAATCGCCGTCGTATTGTCGGTGAAGCCGACACCCGCGATGGCGAGCCTGGTGAACGCCGTCGGGACGGTGATGATGTCGAGCGCCCGCCAGCCCGTGAAATACCGCAGAAGCGGGAAGCCGAAAACGAGCGAAAAATACGGCGCCGACATCGCCAGCCCCATCTCGAGCGGCGTCGCCGAGAGACGCTTCATCAGGATCGGGATGAACGGCGTCATCATTCCGATGAAGATGCCGTAGAACGCCCCGGAAACGGCATCGATCTCGTATCGGTGCCGGTCCGCCTCTGAAATTCTCGCCGAAAAGGGAAAAATCATGCGCGGCTTATCGGGAACCGGGTGCCAGGGAAGATGCGCTCACCGTCCGACCGTGACCGCGTCCGTCGCGACAGGAAGCGGCGCGGCTTTCAATGTCTCCGAAGAGATGGCAGGGAACGATGCGACATCGGGCGAGAACCTCATTGCCAGGGAAGCGGGAACAGCGATATCCACCGATCCACTTCCAGAGATGATTTCGGAAGACGGATCCTGCGACGGCGCGACGATGTTCGTCGTGGAGCCGACACCGGCAGAGCCTGAAGCAATGTCGGAAGACCTCGACGCGATACCGAAAGTATTTGAGGCGATGTCCGGAGTGCCTGAAGCGATGTCGGGCGTTCCGGAACCCGTCGGCGCAACCGTTTCGATCCGGTCGGCCGTCAGATACCTGAGACGGGGTTCGGATGCCGATGTGGTCCATTTGCCGGTGATCTTCACGGTTTCATCGGGAATGCCCGGCTTTTTGACGGCCGAGAGCAGCTGAAAGTTGAGCGTGAGCGGAATCCGTTCCCCTGAAGGGGTTTTGAGAACCCAGCGCCGGAGGATCTTGCGGCGTGCGACGTGATGCTCCTCGATCGCGAGTCGGCCCGTGAGTTCGGCCATGGACTCCTTCCGTTCGCCTTCGGATGGGGTGGAAACGATCTCGGCATCGCTGATCAGCAGAGGTTCCAGCCCTTCCGCCTTGTCGAACGGCCAGGGCGGCCGTGTCGATGAAGCCTGGGTCGGAACGGGAGTTCCGGTGGCGGGTGGAAGGATCAGATCGCCGACGTCGGTATCGTCATCGGGCAGGTTGATGG of Candidatus Ozemobacteraceae bacterium contains these proteins:
- a CDS encoding MFS transporter gives rise to the protein MIFPFSARISEADRHRYEIDAVSGAFYGIFIGMMTPFIPILMKRLSATPLEMGLAMSAPYFSLVFGFPLLRYFTGWRALDIITVPTAFTRLAIAGVGFTDNTTAILLLYVLCQFVEGLGMGAYTRVLKELYSDGSRSLAMGYVRFFIAMTTIVGSAVGGWMLDSGHKTAMFVIAGVCGMLSSINFNRVLPRDASPTFATGGFSVGSVRATLKASEGFFWLNVTIMLYGFGNLLMLGVLPTKLVTGWHVSNATVGYLNGLTNVVQMFAYVVIGRFIAKHGSQRGLFLGMFGGLLNPWLFFLAPTAAYLIVPYSFTGILNVGFDLSWMQLIIAFAPVSELAVYGSVYTFLMGVRGIAAMLFSNLALSALGVDTFLALAGLFMLAGVSIALWKRDSWKA